One genomic window of Fusarium keratoplasticum isolate Fu6.1 chromosome 3, whole genome shotgun sequence includes the following:
- a CDS encoding APH domain-containing protein, which translates to MFLALRRFILARWTLFILHVSTLWGFLLFRQQDPWANDAANPVNKDTADAQADRDTANNFPPTEEQLEERIEKFIDSLDEDAICRLASQHNGQKPCSIVGHDRGSFNVCFFIHFDEDGVRWVMRIPLEPIVQNAWDKLQSEVATMRTSIPIPRVHAYGQDAGLVKGYSTEQAFLICDHIAGQPLNMRMLSKVTKEQRMRFYGDLIDILAQLYQLEFSAAGSLMPNAHNEADPTVGGLLSMAANELGRCCQDQGAVKTFASARQYMDYQYRVLSKTYSLPTEELSRKQAQMELFALDSLEGQIPLLVSSQRSNDPFVLAHMDLRCRNIMEFTCTIPRQLFTPPPWITGHDLDAVVVVPHYTAYPEFLQVLEEKSLTSETCAKLRDDWKYLPDLALPMAQIFRHPSCLIRVYYKFIFPKLYDGEKASVVPEFFECRDIAKTLAVEVRHRVEESSRYTQYLKDQGLLVVDQQAQANQEWLAKVEQLRNSIA; encoded by the exons ATGTTTCTCGCGCTCCGTCGCTTCATTCTGGCACGATGGACGTTATTCATCCTCCACGTGTCCACGCTTTGgggcttccttctcttccgcCAACAAGACCCATGGGCAAACGATGCCGCCAACCCCGTTAACAAAGACACGGCCGATGCCCAAGCCGACCGTGACACTGCGAATAACTTCCCACCCACCGAAGAGCAGCTCGAAGAAAGGATCGAAAAATTCATCGACTccctcgacgaggatgcaATCTGTCGCCTCGCCTCTCAACACAATGGCCAAAAGCCCTGCAGCATCGTTGGACATGATAGAGGCAGCTTTAATGTCTGTTTCTTCATCCACTTCGATGAAGACGGCGTGAGATGGGTCATGAGAATTCCTCTTGAGCCAATTGTTCAAAATGCGTGGGACAAGTTGCAGAGTGAAGTTGCTACGATGCG CacatccatccccatcccacGGGTCCATGCATATGGCCAGGACGCAGGGTTGGTAAAAGGCTACTCTACGGAGCAGGCGTTTCTGATTTGTGACCACATCGCTGGCCAGCCGCTGAACATGAGGATGCTTTCCAAGGTGACAAAAGAGCAACGGATGCGCTTCTACGGCGATCTCATCGACATACTAGCGCAGCTTTACCAGCTAGAGTTTTCAGCGGCGGGCTCATTGATGCCGAATGCCCACAATGAAGCAGATCCTACTGTGGGCGGTCTTCTTTCCATGGCTGCTAACGAACTTGGAAGATGTTGTCAAGACCAAGGGGCGGTCAAAACTTTTGCCTCTGCAAGACAGTACATGGATTACCAGTATCGCGTCTTGTCCAAAACATACAGTCTCCCCACTGAGGAGCTGTCCCGTAAGCAGGCTCAGATGGAATTATTTGCGCTTGACAGCCTGGAGGGGCAGATTCCCTTGCTGGTCAGCTCCCAGCGGTCCAACGACCCATTTGTGCTGGCTCACATGGACTTGAGATGCAGGAACATCATG GAGTTTACATGCACGATCCCACGGCAACTATtcacgccgccgccgtggaTTACTGGCCACGATCTCGATGCGGTGGTAGTGGTCCCGCACTACACCGCCTACCCCGAGTTCCTCCAAGTGCTAGAGGAGAAAAGCTTAACATCAGAGACATGTGCCAAGCTCAGAGATGATTGGAAGTATCTGCCTGATCTGGCGCTCCCCATGGCCCAGATATTCCGCCACCCTTCCTGTCTTATCCGCGTATACTACAAATTCATCTTCCCCAAGCTCTACGACGGTGAAAAGGCTAGCGTTGTTCCCGAGTTCTTTGAGTGTCGAGACATTGCAAAAACCCTTGCAGTCGAAGTCAGGCATCGGGTTGAGGAGTCTAGTAGATACACTCAATATCTAAAGGATCAAGGACTCTTGGTTGTCGACCAACAAGCCCAAGCAAACCAAGAGTGGCTGGCCAAGGTAGAGCAGCTTAGAAACTCAATAGCGTAG
- a CDS encoding Carboxylic ester hydrolase translates to MKPASSLLTAALAALNFCSTEAAHYPTEQSLTVKTTSGKLTGFINQTAPAVRQFLGIPYAEPPLNSRRFQPPRRIKSNGHVSAKKYAPSCMQPISKNPTVYTENMPEFLTNGGDSEDCLYLNVYAPLEPVSKRLPVFIYIPGGGFTGGGADSLYKIPDKWIQRTQGHIVVTMNYRVNLFGFPNAKAAHQNVGLLDQRMVVEWTRDNIAAFGGDVNKMILWGQSAGGASVGMYGYSYPDDLIVKGLISDSGSTSTLAKPFGNYSDFSTLASLTGCGGLAEREELKCMQRVDASVLQEVYSNTSSVSFTPVADNVTAFSNTTDRLAKGLVTRVPWIMGNNANEGAGFGAYNASGVSPSQVAIGLQAITCPVATEIRVRAQFGYPTYRYYYTGNFSNVSPLPWIGATHSAELPLLFGTHYEYRGNSTEYEWEVASGMQALWLSFAQNPHKAPRDGNGITWPLYKPGQEKMAVFAEAGEKWFQLKDESINDNQCRR, encoded by the exons ATGAAGcctgcctcttctcttctcacGGCCGCCCTGGCCGCGCTCAATTTCTGTTCGACCGAGGCTGCACACTACCCAACTGAGCAATCCCTGACGGTCAAGACAACCAGTGGAAAACTCACGGGATTCATCAATCAAACAGCTCCTGCTGTCCGTCAATTTCTAGGCATTCCTTATGCCGAACCTCCCCTGAACTCTCGACGCTTCCAGCCACCTCGGCGGATCAAGAGCAATGGCCATGTCTCAGCAAAGAAATACGCCCCGTCTTGCATGCAGCCTATCAGCAAGAATCCGACTGTGTACACGGAGAATATGCCCGAGTTTCTCACCAATGGCGGAGATTCTGAGGATTGCTTGTACTTGAACGTATATGCCCCTCTTGAGCCAGTCTCTAAGCGGCTGCCTGTCTTCATTTACATCCCCGGCGGTGGCTTCACAGGCGGCGGCGCAGACTCTCTCTACAAGATCCCCGACAAATGGATCCAACGAACACAGGGTCACATCGTCGTCACCATGAACTACCGTGTCAATCTGTTCGGTTTCCCCAACGCCAAGGCGGCGCATCAGAACGTGGGCCTGCTTGATCAGCGAATGGTGGTTGAATGGACACGAGACAACATTGCGGCTTTCGGTGGCGACGTCAACAAGATGATTCTGTGGGGACAGtctgctggtggtgcttcTGTTGGAATGTACGGATACTCGTACCCAGACGACCTGATTGTCAAGGGATTGATCTCCGACTCTGGCTCAACAAGCACCTTGGCCAAGCCCTTCGGAAACTATTCGGACTTTAGCACGCTTGCGAGTTTGACGGGCTGTGGCGGTCTAGCGGAAAGGGAGGAGCTCAAATGCATGCAGCGTGTTGATGCTTCTGTTCTCCAAGAAGTATACTCCAACACTTCTAGCGTCTCTTTTACCCCCGTAGCAGACAACGTTACCGCTTTCTCAAACACCACCGATAGACTGGCTAAAGGATTGGTTACGAGAGTG CCATGGATCATGGGCAACAATGCAAATGAAGGTGCCGGTTTTGGAGCCTACAATGCAAGCGGAGTATCCCCTTCCCAGGTCGCCATCGGTCTACAAGCCATCACTTGCCCGGTAGCAACTGAGATAAG AGTACGAGCACAATTTGGATACCCGACCTATCGATACTACTATACTGGAAACTTCTCCAACGTCTCACCTTTGCCCTGGATTGGTGCAACCCACAGCG CCGagctccctcttctcttcggGACACACTATGAATATCGTGGAAATTCCACCGAGTACGAATGGGAAGTGGCCTCCGGCATGCAAG CTCTCTGGCTATCGTTTGCTCAGAACCCCCACAAAGCCCCTCGGGATGGAAACGGAATTACTTGGCCGTTGTATAAGCCAGGGCAAGAGAAAATGGCGGTATTTGCGGAGGCAGGTGAGAAATGGTTTCAGCTCAAGGACGAGTCTATCAACGACAATCAATGTCGACGCTGA